The Deltaproteobacteria bacterium DNA window TTTAGCTTCTGGTGGAGTACTTTTTTCACAAGCTTTTTCTCAAACCACCACTACCACACCATCACACTCGTCAATTATGACGAGCTTATATTTGCAAGATCATAATGTTTATTCAAACTTTGAAGCTCTTGGCACTGCTCCGCGCACCTTGGCCGAAATATTAGCCGGTCGTGGTTATGCCACCTATGCCATAGTAAATATGCAGCATTTAAATCCTGAAATATCGGGCTTAGACCAAGGCTTCGCTACTTTTGTTAAAAGCACCAGTACCCGTAGAGCGGGAGAGACTATTGATAATTTTCTTAGTTGGCTCGATACATTAGGTGAAAAACACTTTTTTGCTTGGTTGCATTTAGCCGATGTACACACGCCATATAGCCCACCCGCTCCATATGATAATATGTACTATGATAAAGACGAAAGTGATCCAACCAAACACTCTCTACAGCGTATCTGGCATTTGTTGCCAGAAAATATGAGCGATCATCCTTGCTTTCGCGCTTGGCTTGACGGTGTAACCGATCTCGACTGGGTTTTGGCCCAATATCAAGGGGCGGTAACCTATGTTGACGACGAAATTGGACGTTTAATTGAAACCCTTCATGAGCGGCGTTTGCTCGAACAAACTGCTTTAGTACTAACTGCTGATCATGGAGAATCTCTCGGTGAACATGGTATGTATTTTGTACACACCGGATTGTATGAAACAACTTCACATATCCCTCTGATTTTTTACTTTCCAGGTTCAGGTCGCCAAGGTATTGCAGTAAACGAGGTAGTAGAAAGTATAGATATTTATCCCACTATTTTGGAATATTTAGATTTACCTATACCTCGTGGGATACGTGGTCGTTCACTATGGCCGTTAATTAGAGGTGAAGTACCGCCACCTCATATAGCTATGATTGAGCATGCCGGACGCAACTTAGTAGCGTTACGTTCTGATCGTTATAAATACATTAAGCATTTGCGTACATTGCATATTCAACCTTCTTATCCATTTATCCAAGGTAAAGAAGAACTCTATGATTTAAAATCAGATCCGCAAGAACGATTCGATATAGCTTCTCAATCACCTGAAATATTACGTGTATTTCGTCGTGATTTAGCATCAAGACGAAATAAACAACTTGGCTTAGCAACAGGAAAAGCCGAATTAACTCGAGAAACTATCGAAGTTTTACGATCACTTGGCTATGTCCGCTAATTTGTGCTGTTAACAACAAATTGCAATACTCTTACGGCTTGACGTTACGCTTTTTCGACCTTAAATAAACTTCGTCATGCCTATCTATGAATATAAATGTGAAGGTTGCGGCGAAATTTTTGAGCTAATACAGCGTTACAGTGATCCTCCACCAGAAAAACACGATAAATGCGGCTCAAGTGATGTGCATCGTATTATGAGTCCAAGTGCTTTTGTTTTTAAAGGTGAGGGTTGGTATATTACCGATTACGCTCGTAAAGATAAAAAACAACAGAATAACACTAAAACATTAAATAAAGAGCAAGATAAGTCTTCGACGGCTGACACTAAAAAAGATTCGTCAAACAACTCAACTAGTTCGAGCTCATCAAGCTCTGAAAGTTCGTCAAACTCTTTAAGCCCTAAAAATTCATCAGCTGCATAAATAGCTAATATTTATAACTTTTTGTCTTATAACCAATGCCTACACTTTAGAGACTAGCTTTAAAATGCGGCGCTGGTTTAAATGCCACAGTTTTTGTAGGTGCTATTGCAATTATTTCACCTGTTTTTGGATTGCGACCTTTACGTGCTTTGCGTTTTTTCACAGTCCATGTGCCAAAGCCCGGATAAGTAAAACGCTTGTCTTTACGAATGGCTTTGTGCAAGTGCTCAAAGGTTGATTCTACGACATGTGCCACCATACGTTTGCTAAGCCCAGGCCCGATATCCTTGGCGACACGTTCAATTAAGTCCGCCTTGGTCATTATCATCTTCTCCCTTGATCAAACAGTAGATCTTGTTAGAAATCCATCACTACAGCATTGTGTCAAGTACGTTTTGACGAAAGTAAACAACAGTTTTGCATAAGTTGCTGCACAAGTCTCGCACTGAAGTCAAATTATGCGCTAGGCTATAAGGATACATGGCTACCACCATTCTTGTATCAGACATTGATAAAATCACCCGCGAACTCATCACTACCGTGTTAGCCCGTGAAGGCTTTCATGTTACCACTGCTCACGATACTAACACAGTTTTATCTTGCTTTGATGAACAAGTTTTTAATTTACTTATTTGTAGTTCAGCTTTACCTGAAATACCACTTCAAGAATTTTGCGCACAAATACGTGCTAAACAAAACGATGTCAAAATTTTATTACTAGTCGCTAGTAGCGAACTTGTCTCTAATACTGCTGAAACGCTCGCAGAAAATATTGGCTGCGATGCAGTAGTGCCACGTCCTTTTCGCTATCCTGCGTTAAGCGGCCTCATTAAAAAATGGGAATTGTCAATAAGTGAACCTAAAAATGCAAATAATGAAACAAGTAAAATGTCTTTTGGAGTTCCCTTAGTTGCAGTTGGTTTTGATATAGCCCAAGTAGCTGTACCAGAACCAATTGTAGAAAAACCTGAAGAGTTATTAAAAAATCCTGAAGAAGAATTAAACCTCGAAGCTGGTGCTATCTCTACCAACAATAATATTCCGATACCTATTCCACTTTTACCTCTGTCATCAGAATCTCAAATAACAGAAGCTAAACCCGTAGCGATAACACCCGAACCACTATCTTTAGATACAACTAGTACAGCAGAGATAACCCCAACTCAAACACCAATAGCTCGTAAACCGTCACCACAAATTCAAGATCTTACAGCTAGCACTGCAATATCAGAAGAAACTCAAGAAGAACATTATATTGCCTCTGATACACCCAACGAAACCGAGCTTGATCTTGATAGTATGCTCACCGTTAAAGAATCGACAGCAGAGCATGCGGTGAGCGAACCTGCCTCTGATACGGTGGTCGGCAGACCATCATTTTTTACAAAACCACCAACGCAAAAAGAATCGCCGACAACAACTAGCATTCTAGAGTTGTCAAATACTGTTCACGCCTCAGCGGAACAAGGCAAACATACTAGTAATTTGCCTCCAACCCTTGAGCGTGTTGGTATGCTGCAAGATGTTCCACTACCACGTCTATTATTTGAGCTGTATGTTGCAACCTTTTCTGGAAAAATCCAGCTGACTCGCTTAGGAATTTCTCGCACTATTTATTTATGGGATGGCATTGTTGTTAGAGTTGATTCACAACAAATTGACGAATCTTTAGGACGACATCTTGTCGCTCATGGTCGCATCACCCCTGCAGAATATGAATCGGTGATTAATACACCTGCTAAAACTACAGCTAATGAAGTTGATGCTTTTTTAAACAGCGGCATTATCAATAAAGAAGAATTATTAGATATTTTACATAACCTTACCGAACAACGTCTTGCCAATGCTTTTTCTTGGCGTGATGGTAGTTATGAAATTGAATCAGATAATCACTTCGCTGACACCATGATTCTTACTGAGGTTGATATATTTAAAGGAATTTGGCGTGGTGTACGCGAACATTATGATCTCATTTCATTAATGACCTATTTCCAAACTCTTCATGATCGCTATGTCGTCGGTACTGTACTTTTTGATGTGCACTTTGAAAGCTTTGGACCATTTTTACGAAACATTGATATTGTTACTCTCCTTGACGGCCATACAACTTTCGCAACCGCACTACGAAGCGATGATAGCCGTGCCTTAGAGATTGCTCAGGCGTTATACGTGCTTTTAGTAACTGATATGGTGCGTGCTACACTCAAACCAGGAGACGCCGTAAGTGTTCCTCAAAAAAATGCTCAACCCAAAGTTAGCAATGAACCTACCGACTATCGCGCCATTACTGCTATCTGTGATGAAATTAACAAAGAATATTTACGCATTAAAGAATGCGATTTCTTTGATGCTTTACGTGTAGATTCAACTGCCGATAAAGAGACTGTTGATGCTGCTTATGAAAATATAATCAGCCCCTTTAAAACCGAATCTTTACCTACGGGGTTACCAGATGATGTCCAACGTCGAGCAGTTGAAATTATATCGATTTTAACCAAAGCACGTAATACTATACGTTCTAAAGAACTACGTGAACGTTATACCGCCACCCAACAATCACGCTATTTGTCCGAAGACGATAACGCCCAAGAGATGCAAATTACTGACATCAGTACCCCAACCGCCTATGAAATAGCAGCACAAGCGGCAAATGCCGCTATTGATATTGACCATAATGCACAGCAAGATCGTGAAGCACGACAACTTGCTGAGCGTGCATTTGCTGATGGCATGCGCTTATTTAATAATAATGAATTAGAAATGGCGCACCAAAAATTGGCAGTAGCTATCCGTTTAAACGATAAAGAGCCAAGTTATCGGGTTGCATTAGCCCAAGTAATGTTAGCAGCAAAAGATATTAATAATAATATACGTCGTGAAGCCGCTAATTTATTGCAGCATGCCTTAAAGATTGATCCATCACATGTTGATGCTAATTTTGAATTAGCACGACTCTTAGTTGATGTGGGACAAAACAACCCAGCTCGTATCTGTATTATGCGCATTTTACAACGGGCTCCAGAACATCGCGAAGCACGAGCTTTGCTACAAAAAATTATTGCTTAATATATGAGCCACTTGCAAAACTCGATAATATTAAAAATTATACTAATAATAACGTCATTACCGCGAAAGCGGGGATCCAGGAATGCTATGTAAAAACAATATGTTATGGACCCCCGCGTTCGCGAGGGTGACGATGAAAAGATTATTATGGTATTTTTGCAAGTGGCTTATATGCATAATTTTAAATCTTGAACCCCGTTATCCGTTGTTCTGCACCCGCTTTGAGTGTCTGGCACAAAGCCTCACAAAGCCTCATCATCAGTTTACCTCAAAATCAAATAGTTTTAACGCAATAACTTGTTTTTACATTATATTTTGAATTACCAGTAAATCAAATATTAAGCTGTATCGTATCTACATTTACA harbors:
- a CDS encoding sulfatase; protein product: MRMHFLFTLLLALLLWSCKGASASSTISTQPAKPFATRSTLPSGQPSPLGVILITVDTMRADYLSSYGHTHVLTPNFDRLASGGVLFSQAFSQTTTTTPSHSSIMTSLYLQDHNVYSNFEALGTAPRTLAEILAGRGYATYAIVNMQHLNPEISGLDQGFATFVKSTSTRRAGETIDNFLSWLDTLGEKHFFAWLHLADVHTPYSPPAPYDNMYYDKDESDPTKHSLQRIWHLLPENMSDHPCFRAWLDGVTDLDWVLAQYQGAVTYVDDEIGRLIETLHERRLLEQTALVLTADHGESLGEHGMYFVHTGLYETTSHIPLIFYFPGSGRQGIAVNEVVESIDIYPTILEYLDLPIPRGIRGRSLWPLIRGEVPPPHIAMIEHAGRNLVALRSDRYKYIKHLRTLHIQPSYPFIQGKEELYDLKSDPQERFDIASQSPEILRVFRRDLASRRNKQLGLATGKAELTRETIEVLRSLGYVR
- a CDS encoding zinc ribbon domain-containing protein, which translates into the protein MPIYEYKCEGCGEIFELIQRYSDPPPEKHDKCGSSDVHRIMSPSAFVFKGEGWYITDYARKDKKQQNNTKTLNKEQDKSSTADTKKDSSNNSTSSSSSSSESSSNSLSPKNSSAA
- a CDS encoding response regulator, with protein sequence MATTILVSDIDKITRELITTVLAREGFHVTTAHDTNTVLSCFDEQVFNLLICSSALPEIPLQEFCAQIRAKQNDVKILLLVASSELVSNTAETLAENIGCDAVVPRPFRYPALSGLIKKWELSISEPKNANNETSKMSFGVPLVAVGFDIAQVAVPEPIVEKPEELLKNPEEELNLEAGAISTNNNIPIPIPLLPLSSESQITEAKPVAITPEPLSLDTTSTAEITPTQTPIARKPSPQIQDLTASTAISEETQEEHYIASDTPNETELDLDSMLTVKESTAEHAVSEPASDTVVGRPSFFTKPPTQKESPTTTSILELSNTVHASAEQGKHTSNLPPTLERVGMLQDVPLPRLLFELYVATFSGKIQLTRLGISRTIYLWDGIVVRVDSQQIDESLGRHLVAHGRITPAEYESVINTPAKTTANEVDAFLNSGIINKEELLDILHNLTEQRLANAFSWRDGSYEIESDNHFADTMILTEVDIFKGIWRGVREHYDLISLMTYFQTLHDRYVVGTVLFDVHFESFGPFLRNIDIVTLLDGHTTFATALRSDDSRALEIAQALYVLLVTDMVRATLKPGDAVSVPQKNAQPKVSNEPTDYRAITAICDEINKEYLRIKECDFFDALRVDSTADKETVDAAYENIISPFKTESLPTGLPDDVQRRAVEIISILTKARNTIRSKELRERYTATQQSRYLSEDDNAQEMQITDISTPTAYEIAAQAANAAIDIDHNAQQDREARQLAERAFADGMRLFNNNELEMAHQKLAVAIRLNDKEPSYRVALAQVMLAAKDINNNIRREAANLLQHALKIDPSHVDANFELARLLVDVGQNNPARICIMRILQRAPEHREARALLQKIIA
- a CDS encoding HU family DNA-binding protein translates to MTKADLIERVAKDIGPGLSKRMVAHVVESTFEHLHKAIRKDKRFTYPGFGTWTVKKRKARKGRNPKTGEIIAIAPTKTVAFKPAPHFKASL